In Plasmodium coatneyi strain Hackeri chromosome 5, complete sequence, a genomic segment contains:
- a CDS encoding KIR protein, which yields MLKEYMETLNLGDLPSKSFYNKFDGEEESGYCTTGDVATVKDEIEKILGTHDCDVLYGEDVEKIIHAWCYVAKGTDDDKTSYKDHANFFYLWLGYKLITESGCTKSFKDIMEDIYTKLNSKYGGDKWELNYTNNDNPMFTVKKAVYEYSKDYPTIESQLKPQGTTCDTQYSLYLRGVVPAFNSVRTQCTGGKRSYGAYCDEFDRMFPGDKHDKLKQLKCNPATAVKPATAAKPVASCTGTWNPGSSGSASDDGGSLLRILNSRKAYNKVQANGCFCNNEDDFDKMDKTWWKSSHIEKYKEDIIKAWCNTQEDSIRTAHNSDGCYSLYFWIGDKIWNTTIESNSFSSTMETIYNELTKIKVQHQCNNIYQDSNIMKSHFDQAKTVHDYYKDYTTLLGHLNGNRASCDPEYERHIQKITEACKTVGENCPSGNSNNDPYCTWFQMKNSGGYCNDDKLKELQCNTGALAADTAFQLHGVTFAGQGLGAARNSETKVEQPPSADATPSVNIPAISSVFSVGGIALGAALLYKYTSLPHWISNTFFGNNGGNRKRRTLERNFDTFAEDTSTLYTTDTSTIDGRTEYSAPYTTVRSRRGRNNKRERNIRYQNL from the exons ACACTGAATTTAGGGGATTTACCTTCAAAATCATTTTATAATAAATTcgatggggaagaagaaagcgGTTATTGTACTACTGGGGACGTGGCAACAGTAAAGgatgaaatagaaaaaatactaGGGACACATGACTGTGATGTTCTCTATGGGGAAGACGTTGAGAAGATTATCCATGCTTGGTGTTATGTGGCTAAGGGGACGGATGACGATAAAACGTCGTATAAGGACcatgctaattttttctacttatGGTTGGGATATAAACTAATTACGGAGAGTGGATGTACTAAATCATTTAAGGACATTATGGAAGACATTTACACTAAGCTGAATAGTAAGTATGGAGGTGATAAGTGGGAACTAAACTACACGAATAATGATAACCCCATGTTCACTGTGAAGAAAGCAGTATATGAATACTCCAAGGACTACCCAACTATAGAATCCCAATTGAAGCCCCAGGGGACTACCTGTGATACGCAATATTCCCTTTATTTGAGGGGAGTTGTTCCAGCATTTAACAGTGTACGTACACAATGCACAGGAGGTAAGAGGAGTTATGGTGCATATTGTGACGAATTTGATAGAATGTTTCCGGGAGACAAACACGACAAACTGAAACAATTAAAATGCAATCCTGCCACAGCAGTCAAACCTGCTACAGCAGCAAAACCTGTAGCAAGTTGCACGGGAacctggaacccaggttcttctggttcagCTTCTGATGATGGG GGTTCACTTCTGCGAATATTAAATTCAAGGAAAGCATATAATAAAGTGCAAGCAAATGGGTGTTTCTGCAATAATGAGGACGACTTTGATAAAATGGACAAGACATGGTGGAAGAGTTCTCATATTGAGAAATATAAAGAGGACATTATAAAGGCCTGGTGCAATACGCAAGAAGACAGTATAAGGACGGCGCATAATAGTGATGGTTGCtattccctttatttttggaTTGGGGATAAAATATGGAACACTACAATAGAGAGTAATTCATTTTCAAGTACCATGGAAACAATTTACAATGAACTGACGAAGATAAAGGTTCAACATCAGTGTAACAATATATACCAGGACAGTAATATTATGAAAAGTCACTTTGACCAGGCAAAAACAGTACATGATTACTACAAGGACTATACAACACTACTAGGTCATTTAAATGGTAATAGAGCATCCTGTGATCCAGAATATGAACGCCATATACAGAAAATTACTGAAGCATGTAAAACTGTAGGGGAAAATTGTCCAAGTGGAAATAGTAATaatgatccatattgtaccTGGTTTCAAATGAAGAATAGTGGAGGATATTGTAACGACGACAAGCTAAAGGAATTGCAGTGTAATACAGGAGCTCTAGCAGCAGATACAGCATTCCAATTGCATGGAGTTACTTTTGCGGGTCAAGGACTTGGAGCTGCGCGTAATTCTGAAACTAAGGTAGAACAACCTCCTTCGGCAGATGCAACGCCCTCTGTAAATATTCCTGCTATATCGTCTGTATTCTCCGTAGGTGGAATTGCACTAGGTGCCGccttattatataaa tacacttccttacctCACTGGATAAGTAATACCTTCTTTGGAAACAATGGAggcaacagaaaaagaagaacactAGAACGTAATTTCGACACATTCGCTGAAGACACCTCAACATTATATACCAcagacacttccacaatagatggtagaacagaatattctgccCCTTACACTACTGTACGGtcaagaagaggaagaaataataaacgagagagaaatatacgttatcagaACCTGTGA